The Candidatus Minimicrobia sp. QA0096 DNA segment TAATAAGCCAGAAATTAACGTGCGCCGCGATGGCGATAAAATTGTGCTGTCCGTTTCTAAAAAGTGTAACGCAATATTCTTTGACGGTTGCTTGAATTTTTATAAGCCGATAACTGGCTTGAAAATTTATACTCCTGCGGGCGTGAATGTTAGCGGTTTGTTCTATCACAACTCAATTGAAATGGGAGATCCCGAATCTTAGGCTCACGCATTTGAATGATTTTACCGCTAATGCTACACTTAAAAGATGAAAGGTAATTTTTAGACGTGGCTTGGTGGCAAGCGATTATTCTCGGCGTAATTGAGGGAATTACGGAATTCTTACCAATTTCTTCGACTGGGCATTTGACGATTGCTGAGAAGTTGTTGGGAATGCGAATTGACGATCCGAGTGTCGTGGCTTTTACGGCGATAATTCAGATCGGAGCAATTTTGGCGGCGGTGATTTATTTCTGGAGCGACATCTGGCGAATTCTGCAGGCTTGGTGGCGTGGTTTATGGTGGAAGCGGGCGCGTCGAAAGTTTGATTATAAATACGGCTGGGCAATTATTATCGGCTCAATTCCTATTGCGATTGTCGGATTATTATTTAAGCACGAAGTTGAAACGGTTCTTCGTAGTTTGTGGTTTGTGGCGTTTGGGTTGATTGGCTGGAGTGTTGTTATGTGGCTGGCTGACAATCGTGCGGCAAATAACAAGCGTGGCGAAACTGAGACGAGCTGGAAAGACACTTTGGCGATTGGCGCGGGGCAATGCTTGTCGCTCATTCCTGGAGTTAGTCGCTCTGGCGCAACGATTTCAGTCGGTCTGTTTCGTGGATTTGATCGCGTGTCGGTTACGAAATTAAGTTTCTTCTTGGGTATTCCAGCACTAGTCGCAGCAGGACTATTGGAAGTTGCTACCAAATATAAACACATTTCTGGCGGCGTTGGCTGGACTCCAACTATAGTTGCCACGGTAATTTCATTCGGTGTTGGCTATTTGGCTGTGTCGTGGTTATTGAAGTTTATTCAGAGTAATAATTTCCGACCGTTTATAATTTATCGATTCGCATTAGGTTTGGTGTTATTGGCTATGCTTGGTGTGGGAATGATTTCTCACGTTTAAAAGAGATAAATTTAGCAGTATTTCAACTGCTCTTGAGGCTATTTTTATTCAGAATTGTTATATAATGAAAGTATGTTAGATATCAAATTCATCCGAGAAAATGTCGATTTGGTGCAAAAGTCGGCAAACGATAAAGGCTATAAAGTTGATATTGCGGCATTGTTGCAATTAGACGATGAGCGTCGCGATTTGCAGAAGCAGGTTGAAGCGCTACGCGAACAGCGCAATGTTATTTCAGCGAAAATGAAAGGCGGCCGACCAGATCAAGAACTGATTGATCAGGGCAAGCAATTGAAAGTTGAGCTGGCAGAGCGTGAGAGTTATTTGAAGTCGACCGAGGAAAAAGTTGCGGCAATTCTTAAAAACGTCCCGAATATCACTTTTGACGACGTACCTCTGGGTGGCGAAGAAGATTCCGTTGAGGTAAAAGTTTATGGCGATTGTAAAACTGGTGCAAAAGACCATTTGGATTATGCCGTAAGCCGCGGTTGGGTGGACTTTGAGCGCGGCGCTAAGGTGGCTGGTGCGAAGTTTTATTATTTGAAGGGCGATTTGGCTTTATTGGAAAATGCCGTAACTCAATTTGCCTTGGATTACGTAACAAAGCAGGGCTTCACATTTATGACCGTGCCACATATGGTTAATTTACGAACAGCTGAGGGCGCAGGTTTTACTCCAAAGGGTGAGGGCAGTAACGAATATGTAGTTGACGGCGAAGATTTGACGCTAATTGGTACGGCGGAAATGCCATTAACCGGCTATCACGCGGATGAGATTTTGGACGAAAAAGATTTGCCATTGTTATACGCTGGGTATAGTCCTTGCTATCGAAAAGAGGCGGGAACATACGGCAAGCACACGCGTGGTCTGTTCCGAGTTCACCAATTTAATAAACTGGAAATGTATGCGTTTTGTTTGCCTGAGCAGTCTAAAGAAATTCATGAGAAAATTCTTAGCGTTGAAGAGGCGCTTTGGCAGCAAATTGGGACTTCTTATCACGTGGTTAATATTGCGGCGGGCGATTTGGGTGCGCCGGCTGCGAAGAAGTACGACATTGAATATTGGTCGCCAGTTGATCAAACTTATCGTGAACTGACGAGTTGTTCGAACTGTACTGATTATCAAGCTCGTGGTTTAAATATTCGAGTCCGCCGAGAAAACGGTACAATTGAATCTGTTCATACATTGAACGGAACTGCGGTGTCGCTGGCTCGTTCTCTGGTAGTGATTTTGGAGAATTTCCAGAATCCAGATGGAACTTTGACTGTTCCTGAGGTACTTCGTCCATATATGAATGGCCGTGACGTGATATAATAAGAGCGTATTAGTTAGTAGGAGGAAAAATGATTAAGGATATTACAATTACTGGCGTTAAATATGAGCTGAACGCCACAACAAAAAAATACGTTGAAAGGAAAATTGGTTCGTTGGGAAAATACTTGCCGCGCCACGCACGAAAAAGTGCATCTGCAGACGTTAAGATTAGGCAGATTGACAATCCTGGCGGCAACAAGTACGAGGTTGAAGTTATCATCAATGTGCCAGATAAGAAAATTGTAGCTAAGGATTCAACCATGAACGTTTTGGCTGCGGTGGATATTGTTGAAGCTAGGTTGAACGGTCAAGTTCGTAAGTATAAAGACGATGTGTTGGCTCACGTTGGCGGAAGTCGCGGAATTTTGGCAAAGCTGAAGCAAACTTTCGGTCGAAAATAATTGATAGATGAAATTAACAGAAAAGCGTTCAGATTCTGGGCGCTTTTTCTTTTCAAATTGCCCGAAAAAAGTTATAATAAAAGAAGTTTTTGAAAATGCCTGAAAGTGAGGGAGTTTTAAGGTTTATGGCAATTACACAACAAAAAGCGCTGAGTAAGATTTTTGGCGATCCACAGAAGAAGATTTTGAAACGATTGCGTAAGCAAGTTGACGTTATTAACGGTCTGAATGACAAATATGAAAAAATGTCCGATAAGGAGCTTCGTGCGCAGACTGATGAGCTGAAAAAGCGCTTGTCGAAGAAGAATGTAACGCTTGATACGATTTTGCCAGATGCGTTTGCTGTGGCAAGGGAAGCTGCTAAGCGTGTGATTGGCGAGCGTCCATATGATGTGCAGTTGATTGGTGGTATGGTTCTTCATGAGGGCAACGTTGCCGAGATGAAAACTGGTGAAGGTAAGACTCTTGTGGCGACGCTGCCGACTTACTTGAATGCTTTGGAGGGCAAGGGCGTTCACGTGGTGACAGTTAACGACTATTTGGCGCAGCGCGACGCTGGTTGGATGGGCCAAGTATATGATTTCCTAGGCCTGACTACTGGTGTGATTATCAATGAAGCGTCATTTGTTTATGATAAAGATTACGACAATGATCATCACGACGATCCTCGAATGCGCAAGCTTCGCCCAGTTTCACGTAAAGAAGCTTATGCTGCAGACATCACGTACGGCACGAATAATGAGTTTGGTTTTGACTATTTGCGCGACAACATGGTTAATGATGTTGATTTGCTCAGGCAGCGTGAATTGAACTTCGCAATCGTTGACGAGGTTGACTCAATTTTGATTGACGAAGCTCGTACGCCACTTATTATCTCTGCTCCAGCGGCTGAAAATCCTGACAATTATTACACATTTGCTAAAATCGCCGCCAAGTTGGTTCCGGAAGATTACGTTTTGGATGAGAAGCGCCGAAGTGTTGCCTTGACTGATGAAGGTGTTGAAAAGGTTCAGAAATTGTTGGGAATAAAAAACTTGTACACACCAGATCACGTGCGCAGTGTTTATCACATGGACCAGGCTTTGCGAGCGCAGACATTGTTCAAGCGCGACAAGGATTACGTCGTAACCAATGATGGCGAAGTGATTATTGTTGACGAACATACT contains these protein-coding regions:
- a CDS encoding undecaprenyl-diphosphate phosphatase, with the protein product MAWWQAIILGVIEGITEFLPISSTGHLTIAEKLLGMRIDDPSVVAFTAIIQIGAILAAVIYFWSDIWRILQAWWRGLWWKRARRKFDYKYGWAIIIGSIPIAIVGLLFKHEVETVLRSLWFVAFGLIGWSVVMWLADNRAANNKRGETETSWKDTLAIGAGQCLSLIPGVSRSGATISVGLFRGFDRVSVTKLSFFLGIPALVAAGLLEVATKYKHISGGVGWTPTIVATVISFGVGYLAVSWLLKFIQSNNFRPFIIYRFALGLVLLAMLGVGMISHV
- the serS gene encoding serine--tRNA ligase, with amino-acid sequence MLDIKFIRENVDLVQKSANDKGYKVDIAALLQLDDERRDLQKQVEALREQRNVISAKMKGGRPDQELIDQGKQLKVELAERESYLKSTEEKVAAILKNVPNITFDDVPLGGEEDSVEVKVYGDCKTGAKDHLDYAVSRGWVDFERGAKVAGAKFYYLKGDLALLENAVTQFALDYVTKQGFTFMTVPHMVNLRTAEGAGFTPKGEGSNEYVVDGEDLTLIGTAEMPLTGYHADEILDEKDLPLLYAGYSPCYRKEAGTYGKHTRGLFRVHQFNKLEMYAFCLPEQSKEIHEKILSVEEALWQQIGTSYHVVNIAAGDLGAPAAKKYDIEYWSPVDQTYRELTSCSNCTDYQARGLNIRVRRENGTIESVHTLNGTAVSLARSLVVILENFQNPDGTLTVPEVLRPYMNGRDVI
- the hpf gene encoding ribosome hibernation-promoting factor, HPF/YfiA family, translating into MIKDITITGVKYELNATTKKYVERKIGSLGKYLPRHARKSASADVKIRQIDNPGGNKYEVEVIINVPDKKIVAKDSTMNVLAAVDIVEARLNGQVRKYKDDVLAHVGGSRGILAKLKQTFGRK